Genomic segment of Serinicoccus hydrothermalis:
TCCTGGCCGAGGATCCAGCGGATGTAGGACCTGCCTGACATGTGGCACCAGTAGGCGGTCGGTGCACCCTCGACCCGGGCCATCGGCACGGCGCTCTCGTTCATCTGCTCCAGCGCCGCGGCCATCTCCTCGGTCGCGTCCTCGCCGAGCCAGAAGCCGAAGTCCTCGTGCACCGTGACGTCCAGCTCCTGACCCTCCGCCAGCACGTCCTGCAGCCGGGGGGTCTCGGACGTCGCGGGGCGCACCGAGTTGACCGAGGTGCCGGGCTCGCTGGTCAGGGCGGTCAGGGCGGCCGCGACGACGTCGCGGGAGGCGTCGCCGCTGGAGGTCCGGGACTGCAGCGCCACGAGCACCTCGCCGGAGTCGCGGTGGATCGCGGGCATGGCGGCGGGAAGGACCGTCACGAGCGTGACCTGGTGGTCGCCGGCCGGCACGTCGCGTCCGGCGACGGTGGTGCCCTCGGGCACCGACAGGGTGACGTCCGCCGAGGCGGCGGGCAGGATCTCCCGCATCGCCACCCACTCGCTCTCGTCCGCGAGCCCTTCGAAGGGGCGCGCGACGAACGGTGCGGGGCGCGCCTTCGGCGTGTCCTGACCGGCCTGCCGCTTCTTGCGTGATGCCTTACCCATGCCGGGGAGTCTACGTGCGCCGTGAGAGCCTCGACGCATGCGCGACGACGACGTCCTCCTGTCCTGGCAACCTGCTCCGGGCCACGGCGAGGAGGTGCTGTATGCCCTCGACGGGCCGCTCGGGCGGGTCCGGCTCAACCGGCCGCGGGCGATCAACGCGCTCGACCGCG
This window contains:
- a CDS encoding DUF5926 family protein, yielding MGKASRKKRQAGQDTPKARPAPFVARPFEGLADESEWVAMREILPAASADVTLSVPEGTTVAGRDVPAGDHQVTLVTVLPAAMPAIHRDSGEVLVALQSRTSSGDASRDVVAAALTALTSEPGTSVNSVRPATSETPRLQDVLAEGQELDVTVHEDFGFWLGEDATEEMAAALEQMNESAVPMARVEGAPTAYWCHMSGRSYIRWILGQDEDTALEALARLQAAHEHTLGEGTELIGAFRACGVLVPVLEVPAGSGAEDHAEALAGLQSRYDAALGQDAPLTDAERRARSALVSRQVTLR